In Argopecten irradians isolate NY unplaced genomic scaffold, Ai_NY scaffold_0742, whole genome shotgun sequence, a genomic segment contains:
- the LOC138313557 gene encoding activated RNA polymerase II transcriptional coactivator p15-like yields the protein MMPKSKEFISSSESDVDSDEPKPKKKKREQVPESKKEKPEASQSKKPTKGANGEQMFQLSKMRFVSVSEFRGKVLVGIREYYEADGDLRPGKKG from the exons ATGATGCCCAAATCTAAGGAATTCATTTCATCATCAGAGTCTGATGTGGACTCTGACGAG CCAAAGCCCAAAAAGAAGAAAAGAGAACAAGTGCCTGAAAGCAAGAAAGAAAAGCCTGAAGCTTCTCAAAGTAAAAAGCCAACAAAGGGAGCAAATGGAGAGCAAATGTTTCAG CTTTCCAAAATGCGGTTTGTCAGTGTCAGTGAATTCCGAGGCAAAGTTTTGGTGGGAATAAGAGAGTACTATGAGGCTGATGGAGATCTCCGACCAGGCAAAAAAGGTTAG